The following are encoded in a window of Verrucomicrobiia bacterium genomic DNA:
- a CDS encoding substrate-binding domain-containing protein produces MKNRPERTSLVRKTAIALMKEIEDGSLAGNLPGELQLKEQLAIGRDTLRLALKLLEKDGWLTAPRQGRRRAVIPHRVASHKTSEQLPVTFLSPYAVVDRIVLLELEDLQLQLSEQGRSLRFLSSRLFHLANPEHQLEQLVHEHPSAAWILYMNSEAMQRWFEKKGIPTFIYGSPFADVKLPYVVNDWEAAAFHAGIQLGRNGHRVVALFRSEQNYPGMIMCEKGLRRALASLEPKGRLLLFYDDQTPQSVARSLDNAFASKQQPKALVFTSSSQVLTCLSWLVSRGIRSPNDVSLVSLPSDSWFVELHPPLCHYQCNSRVFARHLAVRVMELIESGRVSRKSVRVRLEYVPGATIGAAL; encoded by the coding sequence ATGAAAAACCGGCCTGAACGAACCAGCCTGGTGCGCAAGACCGCCATTGCGCTGATGAAAGAAATCGAAGACGGCAGCCTTGCTGGAAACCTACCCGGCGAACTCCAGCTAAAAGAGCAACTGGCGATTGGCCGCGACACCTTGCGGCTGGCGTTGAAGCTCCTCGAAAAAGACGGCTGGCTCACCGCGCCGCGCCAGGGCCGGCGCCGTGCCGTCATCCCTCATCGCGTGGCGTCGCACAAAACCTCCGAGCAACTGCCCGTGACCTTTCTCTCGCCCTATGCGGTCGTGGACCGGATCGTTCTTCTCGAATTGGAAGACCTGCAATTACAACTCAGCGAGCAGGGGCGCAGCCTCCGGTTTCTGTCCTCGCGCCTCTTTCACCTCGCGAACCCGGAACATCAACTGGAACAACTCGTTCACGAACATCCGTCCGCCGCGTGGATCCTTTACATGAACAGCGAAGCGATGCAGCGCTGGTTCGAGAAAAAAGGCATTCCAACTTTCATTTACGGCAGCCCCTTTGCCGACGTGAAATTGCCCTATGTCGTCAACGATTGGGAAGCCGCCGCTTTTCACGCGGGAATCCAACTCGGACGAAACGGCCATCGCGTGGTCGCCTTGTTCCGCAGCGAACAAAATTATCCCGGCATGATCATGTGCGAAAAAGGCTTGCGGCGCGCCTTGGCGAGCCTCGAGCCCAAAGGACGCCTCTTGCTTTTCTATGACGATCAAACGCCTCAATCGGTGGCCCGTTCCCTCGATAATGCGTTCGCCTCCAAACAACAACCCAAGGCCTTGGTCTTCACCAGTTCATCCCAGGTGCTGACGTGTTTGTCGTGGCTGGTCTCTCGCGGCATTCGTTCACCGAATGATGTCTCGCTGGTTTCCCTGCCGAGCGATAGCTGGTTTGTCGAGTTGCATCCACCCTTGTGCCATTACCAATGCAATTCCCGGGTCTTCGCGCGCCATCTCGCCGTGCGCGTCATGGAGTTGATTGAAAGTGGCCGGGTAAGCCGCAAGTCCGTCCGCGTCCGCCTCGAATATGTTCCCGGCGCCACCATCGGCGCCGCGCTTTGA
- a CDS encoding AraC family transcriptional regulator → MPSQVSDKFKAANAFWHGLKKLGLTPATVLRQSRLPVSLYDGVKNLVTTAQFFALWRAVGELNPDPAAGLKLASQLEPEHYHPGTLAALHARNYRDALERVARYKQLCCPEEVHLTSKGDECIIETVWLYPDGDIPPLLTDAIFASFVELGRRGTQTQLRPKRVELKRAPESSGVHEKFFKCPVRFRLRRNALVLNAADLDLPFATHNADLLEMLNPQLEKALEGTKAKTKVGDQVKWILKRLLSGNRPDILLVARELGMSARTLQRRITDEGATFRQLLLEARQELARQYLTQSSMEINEAAYLLGYDDPNSFYRAFKNWEGATPGHWRSLKRAAAR, encoded by the coding sequence ATGCCTTCTCAAGTCTCGGACAAATTCAAAGCCGCCAACGCGTTCTGGCACGGCTTGAAAAAGCTCGGACTCACGCCGGCGACGGTGCTACGCCAAAGTCGGCTGCCGGTCAGCCTTTACGATGGCGTGAAGAACCTTGTGACCACCGCCCAGTTCTTCGCCCTTTGGCGCGCGGTCGGTGAACTCAATCCCGACCCCGCCGCAGGCTTGAAACTCGCGAGCCAACTCGAACCTGAACATTACCATCCGGGAACCCTCGCCGCGCTTCACGCCCGCAATTACCGGGATGCGCTTGAACGCGTCGCAAGATACAAGCAACTCTGCTGTCCCGAAGAGGTTCATCTTACCTCCAAGGGAGATGAGTGCATCATCGAGACGGTTTGGCTGTATCCCGATGGTGACATACCGCCGCTGCTCACAGATGCTATATTCGCGTCATTCGTCGAGCTTGGTCGCCGCGGTACCCAGACCCAGCTTCGGCCCAAGCGAGTGGAATTAAAGCGTGCGCCGGAGTCGAGTGGCGTCCACGAGAAGTTTTTCAAATGCCCGGTGAGATTCCGCTTGCGACGCAATGCGCTGGTTCTTAACGCTGCGGACCTCGACCTGCCGTTCGCGACCCACAACGCCGATCTCTTGGAAATGTTGAATCCGCAACTGGAAAAGGCTTTGGAAGGGACAAAGGCTAAAACCAAGGTCGGCGATCAGGTAAAGTGGATTTTAAAACGTCTGCTCTCAGGCAATCGTCCGGACATTTTACTCGTGGCCAGGGAACTCGGGATGAGTGCGCGCACCTTGCAACGCCGCATCACCGATGAAGGCGCCACCTTTCGTCAACTGCTGCTCGAAGCCCGGCAGGAACTCGCACGCCAATACCTCACTCAATCCTCGATGGAAATCAACGAAGCCGCTTACCTGCTCGGTTACGATGATCCGAATTCTTTCTATCGCGCTTTCAAAAACTGGGAGGGGGCCACACCCGGCCACTGGCGGTCGTTGAAGCGCGCAGCGGCACGTTGA
- a CDS encoding SDR family oxidoreductase, which produces MHDSDANNDLTLQLKAATDLLEKVAIDRTALDKLSETDRARLFSAAQKIFFPDYSERRRQVKATFRARKAERAEQLQSRLNQTGIRALRREKVFLTPNVFPPANFKQHEVIDDPDFREAIEPRHCYVCKQDYTTIHHFYDQLCPACAALNFQKRTETADLKGRVALLTGGRVKIGYQAGIKLLRAGAELIVCTRFPRDAALRYAAEPDFKDWCDRLKIYGLDLRHTPSVDAFTRHLLETQPRLDFLINNACQTVRRPPGFYEHMMAAEKGPVEAMPGPARKLLGDYEGLRSYNPLPETVGITRAAELSQVVLLPEEEAAKKELFPEGKLDQDLQQIDLRGRNSWRLTMSEVSAVELLEVHLVNAVAPFILNARLKPLMLRSPERDKHIVNVSAVEGQFYRRWKTTRHPHTNMAKAALNMMTRTSAADYQADGIHMNAVDTGWVTDEDPIEIAARKIKDHAFHPPLDIVDGAARIVDPIFAGFNTGQPIWGKFLKDYRETDW; this is translated from the coding sequence ATGCACGATTCCGATGCGAATAACGATTTAACCCTGCAATTAAAGGCAGCAACCGATCTGCTTGAAAAGGTGGCGATTGACCGCACCGCGCTGGACAAGCTCTCTGAGACCGACCGGGCGCGTCTTTTTTCTGCGGCACAGAAAATCTTTTTTCCTGATTATTCCGAGCGCCGCCGCCAAGTCAAAGCCACGTTCCGCGCTCGTAAAGCAGAAAGGGCGGAACAGCTTCAGTCCAGACTCAATCAAACCGGCATCCGCGCGCTGCGCCGGGAAAAGGTCTTCCTGACCCCGAACGTGTTTCCGCCGGCAAATTTCAAACAGCACGAGGTCATTGATGATCCCGACTTTCGCGAAGCCATCGAACCGCGGCATTGTTACGTCTGCAAACAGGATTACACCACGATCCACCATTTCTATGATCAGTTGTGTCCCGCCTGTGCCGCGCTGAATTTCCAGAAGCGCACCGAGACGGCAGATTTGAAGGGGCGGGTGGCGCTGCTCACCGGTGGACGGGTGAAGATTGGGTATCAAGCGGGCATCAAGCTTTTGAGAGCCGGGGCGGAGCTGATTGTATGCACGCGATTTCCCCGAGACGCAGCCTTGCGCTATGCAGCCGAGCCAGATTTTAAGGACTGGTGTGACCGGTTAAAAATCTATGGTCTCGATCTGCGCCATACACCCAGCGTGGATGCCTTCACTCGCCACCTGCTTGAGACGCAACCTCGTCTCGATTTCCTCATCAACAATGCGTGCCAGACGGTTCGCCGTCCGCCGGGGTTTTATGAACATATGATGGCGGCGGAGAAAGGTCCGGTTGAAGCCATGCCCGGCCCGGCCCGCAAACTTCTCGGAGATTACGAGGGTCTGCGAAGTTACAACCCGCTTCCCGAGACTGTGGGAATCACCCGCGCCGCAGAGTTGTCCCAGGTCGTGCTTCTGCCGGAAGAAGAGGCGGCAAAAAAGGAACTGTTCCCTGAAGGAAAGCTCGACCAGGATCTTCAACAGATAGATCTGCGCGGCCGCAATTCCTGGAGGCTGACGATGTCCGAGGTTTCGGCGGTGGAATTGCTTGAGGTTCACCTGGTGAACGCCGTTGCGCCATTCATACTGAATGCGCGGCTGAAACCGCTCATGCTCAGGTCTCCGGAAAGGGATAAGCATATCGTGAACGTCTCGGCAGTCGAAGGCCAGTTCTACCGCCGGTGGAAGACGACCCGGCATCCGCACACGAACATGGCCAAGGCTGCTCTGAACATGATGACACGCACTTCAGCCGCCGACTATCAAGCCGACGGCATCCACATGAATGCGGTGGATACCGGGTGGGTCACCGACGAAGATCCAATAGAGATTGCTGCGCGCAAAATCAAAGATCATGCGTTCCATCCGCCACTGGATATTGTGGACGGGGCTGCGCGGATCGTTGATCCGATTTTCGCTGGATTCAATACCGGTCAACCTATCTGGGGGAAGTTCCTAAAAGACTATCGAGAAACGGATTGGTAA
- a CDS encoding oxidoreductase: MKNIWFITGSSRGFGRALTEAVLEAGHCVIATARRPEQLDDLVARYGSQIRPVKLDVTSPTNAEKAVAFAIEAFGRIDVLVNNAGYGFSGAFEEMKPDEFAAQMDTNFWGVVHVTRAALPILRRQGHGHIIQITSIGGRIGVPGLSGYNAAKFAVEGFSESLAQEIKPLGLKLTIVEPGGFRTDWAGNSMAYATPIAAYAPTVGVMRKHMEAHTGHEPGDPRKGAAAILQIANRSMPPLRLPLGNDAMALGRRGYQQSLDELDRWASLTQSTDFDGVTASVPNAAVLEVLGKA; this comes from the coding sequence ATGAAAAACATCTGGTTCATTACTGGCAGTTCGCGCGGCTTTGGCCGTGCTCTTACCGAAGCGGTCCTTGAGGCCGGTCATTGCGTCATCGCCACGGCCCGTCGGCCCGAACAACTCGACGATCTCGTGGCACGCTATGGTTCACAAATTCGCCCCGTGAAGCTCGACGTCACCTCGCCCACGAACGCGGAAAAAGCAGTCGCCTTTGCCATCGAAGCTTTCGGCCGGATTGACGTTCTCGTTAACAATGCCGGATATGGTTTCTCAGGCGCATTTGAAGAGATGAAGCCCGATGAATTCGCCGCCCAAATGGACACGAATTTCTGGGGCGTCGTCCACGTCACGCGCGCGGCCCTTCCCATCCTTCGTCGTCAGGGCCACGGACATATCATTCAGATCACATCCATCGGCGGTCGCATCGGCGTGCCCGGCTTGTCGGGCTATAACGCTGCGAAATTCGCCGTGGAAGGTTTCAGCGAATCGCTCGCGCAAGAGATCAAGCCGTTGGGCCTTAAGCTCACCATCGTTGAACCGGGTGGGTTCCGCACCGATTGGGCGGGCAACTCAATGGCCTACGCCACACCCATCGCGGCTTACGCCCCAACCGTCGGTGTCATGCGCAAACACATGGAAGCCCACACGGGACATGAGCCGGGAGATCCCCGCAAAGGCGCCGCCGCCATTTTACAGATCGCGAACCGGTCAATGCCGCCGTTGCGACTGCCACTTGGCAATGACGCGATGGCCCTGGGCCGCCGTGGCTACCAGCAAAGTCTCGATGAGTTGGATCGCTGGGCATCGCTAACTCAATCAACAGACTTCGACGGGGTAACAGCATCTGTCCCTAACGCCGCAGTTTTGGAAGTCCTCGGCAAAGCCTGA
- a CDS encoding sugar-binding protein, producing MAAFPSSASEQAEWHKMETIVPNGYLCRHIDHPLTIDGDLNKADWAQAAWSSNFADISGAGKAAPRFHTRAKLLWDENYLYVAAQIEEPHVWATITNHDEVIFQDPDFEVFMDPKGSTHNYYEFEMNALNAGWDLRLDKPYIDEGRPHNEWNIPGLKTAVKVQGSINNPADVDQGWTVEIAFPWKVLGEYARHPGAPNEGEQWRVNFSRVEWQISTNNGIYKKIPGVSEDNWVWSPTGVVDMHRPEMWGLVQFTRDSKNNGDPALVIPGKFARDAALDIYHAQRDFWREHSRWAQSLNELGWKTNNLPAGVESPELTPTADGYVCAVSFGDTTNRHVWRVRQDRLLALDEPLPLETETFVTHAGEVHGDAGRRAAWFLVDNMPMHDRSWLSEEFLMTNLDLALQARKEFPWAQKIPETMFLNDVLPYASLDEPRDEWRPNFYHMATNLVRDCKTATDAAQVLNRDLFKLINVHYNVTRKRNNQSPAESIAQGKATCTGLAIILVDACRAVGVPARIAGVAQWAQKEGNHTWVEFWDGDWHFLGADEYDKAGPDKGWFNGDAAVTVAGTNFLNQIYATSWRHTGTYFPMSWDLDSREVPGVKVSSRYASLVPPANPAFKVVHVRLRERDGRSRVVSKVELRSASDVLMSTEQTRPETADLNDMPEFKLPDEAVSVAFRFVRGAEVREKIIPCAACARSQTFDLAWESLAPVSTNILVAEAWLEHPLTERGAVPELQLTRAESQRLSIFAWEMVKQAEAKDAQVELSAKQITIGDNHLKWMEKTFGDAPFGKRTLWITLHGGGQATTEENDRNWKGYWGRYEFPAGSINVAPRAPVDAWNMWFVKPVDDLFNRLIADMVTQRGVDPNRVYLIGYSAGGDGVYGLAPRMADRFAAATMCAGHPNQTTPEGLRNLPFFLYMGGEDSAYNRNIVVREFSAKMDVLQASDPSGYFHRCTVYPGLSHNMQNRESEAIPRMAAHSRAVWPQRVVWKQDADVAHRRFYWLEHATDPIQPNQIFAAHVDGQTIQIEQPATGALDLRLSDNLVNLDEPIEVTAGGRKIFEGKVSRSLAAIATSLAEREDPEGIAPAQLHVAW from the coding sequence ATGGCTGCGTTTCCTTCTTCGGCGAGTGAACAGGCCGAGTGGCATAAAATGGAAACCATTGTGCCCAATGGTTATTTGTGCCGGCACATTGATCATCCGCTCACGATAGATGGTGACTTGAATAAAGCGGATTGGGCACAAGCCGCGTGGTCCAGCAATTTTGCAGATATTTCCGGCGCGGGCAAGGCGGCTCCGCGGTTCCACACGCGCGCGAAATTATTGTGGGACGAAAATTATCTTTATGTGGCCGCGCAGATCGAGGAGCCGCACGTGTGGGCGACCATCACGAATCATGACGAGGTGATTTTTCAAGATCCGGATTTCGAGGTCTTCATGGATCCCAAGGGCAGCACGCATAATTACTATGAGTTTGAAATGAACGCGCTAAACGCCGGTTGGGATTTGCGGCTCGACAAACCGTATATTGACGAGGGACGACCGCACAACGAATGGAATATTCCCGGCTTGAAAACTGCGGTCAAGGTGCAGGGCTCGATCAATAATCCGGCGGACGTGGATCAAGGTTGGACGGTGGAAATTGCGTTTCCGTGGAAAGTTCTCGGTGAATACGCGCGTCATCCGGGAGCGCCGAATGAAGGCGAACAGTGGCGAGTGAATTTTTCTCGCGTCGAATGGCAGATCTCCACGAACAACGGCATCTACAAAAAAATTCCCGGTGTGTCCGAGGATAATTGGGTTTGGTCACCCACGGGAGTTGTGGACATGCACCGACCGGAAATGTGGGGCCTGGTGCAATTCACGCGCGATTCAAAAAATAACGGCGATCCCGCTTTGGTTATTCCCGGTAAATTCGCCCGTGACGCGGCTTTGGATATCTATCATGCGCAACGGGATTTTTGGCGGGAGCATTCTCGCTGGGCGCAAAGCTTAAACGAACTTGGCTGGAAGACGAACAACTTGCCGGCGGGCGTGGAATCGCCGGAACTCACTCCCACGGCGGATGGCTACGTTTGCGCTGTGTCGTTTGGGGACACAACCAACCGGCACGTTTGGCGAGTGCGGCAGGATCGGTTGCTGGCATTGGACGAACCGTTGCCGCTCGAAACGGAAACATTCGTTACCCATGCTGGGGAAGTTCACGGCGATGCCGGGCGGCGTGCGGCGTGGTTCCTAGTGGACAATATGCCGATGCACGATCGCAGTTGGTTGAGTGAAGAATTTCTGATGACCAATCTCGACCTCGCGTTGCAGGCGCGCAAAGAATTTCCCTGGGCGCAAAAAATTCCCGAGACGATGTTCTTGAATGATGTTTTGCCTTACGCATCGCTCGACGAGCCTCGCGATGAGTGGCGCCCGAATTTTTACCACATGGCGACCAATTTGGTTCGCGATTGCAAAACGGCGACGGACGCCGCGCAAGTTCTGAACCGCGATTTGTTCAAGCTCATCAATGTTCATTACAACGTCACGCGCAAGCGCAACAATCAAAGCCCGGCGGAGTCCATCGCGCAGGGCAAGGCGACTTGCACCGGCCTCGCGATCATCCTCGTGGATGCCTGCCGCGCGGTGGGCGTGCCGGCGCGAATCGCGGGCGTCGCCCAGTGGGCGCAAAAGGAAGGCAATCATACGTGGGTGGAATTCTGGGACGGCGATTGGCATTTCCTGGGCGCGGATGAATACGACAAGGCAGGCCCGGACAAAGGTTGGTTCAACGGCGATGCCGCAGTGACCGTCGCGGGCACAAATTTTCTTAATCAGATTTATGCGACGAGTTGGCGGCACACCGGAACTTATTTTCCGATGTCGTGGGATTTGGATTCGCGCGAAGTTCCCGGAGTCAAGGTGTCTTCGCGATACGCGTCGCTCGTGCCGCCAGCGAACCCGGCTTTTAAAGTTGTGCACGTCCGGCTTCGCGAGCGGGATGGCCGATCGCGCGTCGTGAGCAAAGTCGAACTTCGTTCCGCGTCGGATGTTTTGATGTCCACTGAACAAACGCGTCCCGAAACCGCCGACCTCAATGACATGCCCGAATTCAAGTTGCCCGACGAAGCCGTAAGCGTCGCCTTTCGTTTTGTGCGCGGCGCGGAAGTTCGGGAAAAAATTATTCCCTGCGCCGCGTGCGCGAGGTCGCAGACCTTTGATCTCGCGTGGGAAAGTCTCGCGCCGGTGTCCACGAATATTCTGGTGGCTGAAGCGTGGCTGGAACATCCACTGACGGAGCGTGGAGCCGTGCCGGAATTGCAACTGACCCGCGCCGAATCACAACGACTTTCGATCTTCGCCTGGGAAATGGTCAAGCAAGCTGAAGCGAAGGACGCCCAGGTCGAATTGTCCGCCAAACAAATCACCATCGGCGATAATCATTTGAAATGGATGGAAAAAACTTTTGGCGACGCGCCCTTCGGCAAACGGACGTTGTGGATCACACTGCACGGAGGCGGGCAGGCGACCACCGAGGAAAATGATCGTAATTGGAAAGGCTACTGGGGACGATACGAATTCCCCGCCGGCAGCATCAACGTAGCTCCCCGCGCGCCGGTGGACGCGTGGAACATGTGGTTCGTCAAACCGGTGGATGACTTGTTCAACCGATTGATCGCGGACATGGTGACGCAACGCGGCGTGGATCCCAATCGTGTTTATTTGATCGGCTATTCCGCCGGCGGCGATGGAGTTTATGGACTGGCCCCGCGCATGGCGGATCGTTTCGCCGCGGCCACCATGTGTGCCGGGCATCCAAATCAGACGACGCCCGAAGGCCTGCGCAACCTGCCGTTTTTTCTCTACATGGGCGGCGAAGATTCAGCCTACAACCGCAACATCGTCGTCCGGGAATTCAGCGCAAAAATGGACGTGCTGCAAGCGAGCGACCCCTCGGGATATTTTCATCGCTGCACCGTTTATCCCGGCCTCTCCCACAACATGCAAAATCGCGAATCCGAGGCAATCCCGCGCATGGCCGCGCATTCGCGCGCAGTATGGCCTCAACGCGTTGTCTGGAAACAAGATGCAGATGTCGCGCACCGCCGTTTCTACTGGCTGGAGCATGCCACCGATCCCATTCAACCAAATCAAATTTTCGCTGCGCACGTTGACGGGCAAACCATTCAGATCGAACAGCCTGCGACCGGCGCCCTCGACCTGAGACTCTCGGACAATTTGGTAAATCTGGACGAACCCATCGAAGTGACCGCCGGTGGCCGAAAAATTTTTGAAGGCAAAGTTTCGCGTTCACTCGCCGCGATTGCCACATCGCTTGCCGAACGCGAAGACCCCGAAGGCATCGCGCCCGCCCAACTCCACGTGGCGTGGTAA
- a CDS encoding type II secretion system protein — protein sequence MKPTTHSRHEMSMPADGTSNFQSPSRNSSFFRGQRSAFTLIELLVVIAIIAILAGLLLPALAKSKQKAQAIQCINNSRQMIFALHIYAGDFADGLPNNIGGDTSMNSWVYGELSWLNSSDNTNWVKMLQGQMGRYTQNYQIYHCPADKSIAPGMTAPRVRSISMNFAFGNKSTTLPVIKTYDDTWPNFLKMSDVRNPSLTWVFNDEHPDSINDGFQCTPDADAETNVWGDLPASYHNGAAGYAFADGHAEVHKWVNTANTDQPVRQSSSYLPLTVTGVRDDIIWVEARISPP from the coding sequence ATGAAGCCGACCACCCATAGCCGTCACGAAATGAGTATGCCTGCGGACGGAACTTCAAATTTTCAAAGCCCGAGCCGTAACTCATCATTTTTTCGCGGCCAGCGCTCCGCCTTTACCCTCATTGAGTTATTGGTAGTTATCGCGATTATCGCCATCCTGGCCGGGTTGCTGTTGCCCGCCCTCGCCAAGTCCAAGCAAAAAGCCCAGGCCATCCAGTGCATAAATAATTCCCGGCAAATGATTTTCGCCTTGCATATATATGCGGGCGATTTCGCAGACGGCCTCCCGAATAATATTGGCGGAGACACCAGCATGAACAGTTGGGTGTATGGCGAATTGTCTTGGTTAAACTCCAGTGACAATACGAATTGGGTCAAAATGCTTCAGGGCCAGATGGGCCGTTATACTCAAAACTACCAAATCTATCATTGTCCGGCCGATAAGAGCATCGCTCCCGGAATGACCGCTCCGCGCGTCAGAAGTATTTCCATGAACTTTGCGTTCGGGAATAAATCAACCACTTTGCCGGTCATCAAGACCTATGACGATACCTGGCCCAACTTTCTTAAAATGTCTGATGTGCGAAATCCGTCCCTGACTTGGGTGTTCAATGATGAGCATCCCGACAGCATTAATGATGGTTTTCAATGCACTCCCGATGCTGACGCCGAAACCAATGTTTGGGGTGATTTGCCGGCTTCCTATCATAATGGCGCTGCGGGTTATGCGTTTGCCGATGGTCACGCCGAAGTTCACAAGTGGGTCAACACCGCTAATACCGATCAGCCCGTCCGTCAATCCTCTTCGTACCTGCCGCTTACAGTAACTGGCGTTAGGGATGACATCATTTGGGTCGAAGCCAGAATTTCTCCGCCCTGA
- a CDS encoding nucleotidyl transferase AbiEii/AbiGii toxin family protein, with product MKPPRKYASATAFRVALESRLKKIAQDESFDLQRLRRQAAFDRLLCRLFAIPNAPWLLKGGYAMELRLKTARTTRDIDLAMRKLPVSSADWEGNVSKVLESLREAGNSDLHDFFTFIFGDATQDLDAAPYGGARFPVDARLAGRTFAKFHLDVSTGDVLREPYEMLSGRDWLGFAGIDSRKFSAVSPEEQFAEKIHAYTLPRMGRENTRVKDLIDLVLLIEHTKLDTTRLPKAIRETFQRRKTHDIPSTLSPPPLAWSGPFSEMAAECSLEPDMEKHFGVVAQFFSKLNL from the coding sequence ATGAAGCCTCCGCGAAAATATGCTTCCGCCACTGCCTTTCGCGTCGCATTGGAAAGCCGTCTGAAAAAAATAGCACAGGACGAAAGTTTCGACCTTCAGCGTCTGCGGCGACAAGCCGCCTTTGACCGTTTGCTCTGCCGCTTATTCGCGATCCCGAATGCGCCGTGGTTGCTGAAGGGCGGTTACGCAATGGAACTACGCCTGAAAACTGCGCGGACGACACGCGATATTGACCTGGCCATGAGGAAGCTTCCTGTAAGTTCGGCTGATTGGGAGGGCAATGTGTCTAAGGTGCTGGAATCATTGCGCGAAGCGGGAAACTCGGACTTGCATGATTTTTTCACATTTATTTTCGGCGACGCGACGCAAGATTTGGACGCTGCACCGTACGGCGGCGCACGGTTTCCTGTAGATGCGCGACTGGCAGGGCGAACTTTTGCGAAATTCCATCTGGATGTGAGCACAGGCGATGTTCTGCGCGAACCTTACGAAATGCTTTCGGGTCGGGATTGGCTTGGGTTTGCGGGAATTGACAGCAGAAAGTTTTCGGCGGTTTCACCAGAAGAACAATTCGCGGAGAAAATCCATGCTTATACTTTGCCGCGAATGGGCCGGGAAAATACCCGCGTTAAAGATCTGATTGATTTGGTTCTTCTGATCGAACACACCAAACTGGATACGACTAGACTGCCGAAAGCGATTCGTGAAACCTTTCAACGGCGCAAGACGCACGATATTCCTTCCACACTTTCACCACCGCCACTCGCATGGTCTGGTCCGTTTTCAGAGATGGCGGCGGAATGCAGCCTCGAACCTGACATGGAGAAACATTTTGGCGTAGTGGCGCAATTCTTCAGTAAGCTGAATCTGTGA
- a CDS encoding type IV toxin-antitoxin system AbiEi family antitoxin domain-containing protein yields MRIQAKTATDSLFEIAEGQQGYFTAKQAADAGYQLGSQAHHAKSGNWVRVERGIYRLARFPQSSEEQLVIYALWSRNRAGEPEGVYSHQTALSIHELSDVNPAKLHMTVPIAFRRNAETPKVLMLHRGNLDEEDVEQRQGFAVTRPLYTIIDLVAAEAVSRGIVEQALTEGRKRGLITIRDMAELRRKKNLPKWFDDLLTANKG; encoded by the coding sequence GTGCGTATTCAAGCTAAAACCGCTACTGACTCTCTCTTCGAGATTGCCGAAGGCCAGCAGGGCTATTTCACCGCCAAGCAGGCGGCCGATGCGGGTTACCAGCTTGGCAGTCAGGCGCATCACGCTAAATCTGGAAATTGGGTGCGAGTCGAACGAGGAATTTACCGACTGGCCCGTTTCCCTCAATCGTCAGAAGAACAACTTGTCATTTACGCCCTCTGGTCACGCAACCGCGCTGGCGAGCCAGAAGGTGTTTATTCCCATCAAACTGCTCTCAGCATCCATGAACTCTCGGATGTAAATCCGGCGAAACTGCACATGACTGTTCCAATCGCGTTTCGGCGAAATGCAGAAACCCCGAAAGTACTGATGCTACACCGAGGGAACCTCGATGAGGAGGATGTTGAGCAACGGCAGGGGTTTGCTGTGACTCGACCTCTCTACACCATCATCGATCTGGTCGCGGCTGAAGCTGTCTCGCGCGGCATTGTTGAACAAGCGCTAACGGAAGGGCGAAAGCGTGGACTGATTACTATTCGAGACATGGCAGAACTGCGTCGCAAAAAAAATCTTCCGAAATGGTTTGATGACCTGCTTACCGCGAACAAAGGATGA